From a single Shewanella denitrificans OS217 genomic region:
- the glnG gene encoding nitrogen regulation protein NR(I), with translation MSEQVWILDDDSSIRWVLEKALHSAKLSTASFAAAESLWQALDVAQPQVIISDIRMPGTDGLTLLDRLQLHYPHIPVIIMTAHSDLDSAVSAYKAGAFEYLPKPFDIDEAIALAERALAHRKEQASAPIVESQVKTPEIIGEAPAMQEVFRAIGRLSRSSISVLINGQSGTGKELVAGALHKHSPRKDKPFIALNMAAIPKDLIESELFGHEKGAFTGASSVRQGRFEQANGGTLFLDEIGDMPQEVQTRLLRVLADGQFYRVGGHNVVKVDVRIIAATHQNLEQAVEQGQFREDLFHRLNVIRIHLPPLSQRREDIAQLTKHFLTSAAKEMGVEAKVLAKETAIKLAQLPWPGNVRQLENTCRWLTVMASGQEVLPQDLPPELIKPTANVSQVHETADWQSALILWLETQLAAGQTNLLTDIQPEFERILLTTALKHTSGHKQDAAKHLGWGRNTLTRKLKDLSL, from the coding sequence ATGAGTGAACAAGTTTGGATCCTCGACGATGACAGCTCAATACGTTGGGTATTAGAAAAAGCCTTACACAGTGCCAAGCTTAGCACCGCAAGTTTTGCGGCGGCAGAGTCCCTATGGCAAGCCCTAGACGTCGCTCAGCCACAGGTTATTATCTCTGACATTCGCATGCCAGGCACAGATGGCTTGACGCTTTTAGATCGCTTGCAGCTGCATTATCCGCATATTCCGGTGATCATCATGACGGCCCACTCGGATCTCGACAGCGCCGTCAGCGCCTATAAAGCCGGTGCATTTGAATACCTGCCTAAACCCTTCGATATCGATGAAGCCATTGCGCTTGCGGAACGTGCCCTCGCCCATCGCAAAGAACAAGCCAGCGCCCCCATTGTTGAAAGCCAAGTCAAGACACCGGAAATCATCGGTGAAGCGCCGGCGATGCAGGAAGTGTTTCGCGCCATCGGCCGGCTATCTCGCTCCTCCATTAGCGTGTTGATTAATGGCCAGTCGGGCACAGGTAAAGAATTGGTGGCGGGTGCACTGCATAAACACAGCCCCCGCAAAGACAAGCCGTTTATCGCGCTTAATATGGCGGCTATCCCTAAGGATTTGATTGAGTCTGAATTGTTTGGCCACGAAAAGGGCGCCTTTACTGGCGCTTCATCTGTGCGCCAAGGTCGCTTCGAACAAGCCAATGGCGGCACCTTGTTTTTAGATGAAATTGGCGACATGCCTCAAGAAGTGCAAACCCGCTTACTCAGAGTCTTGGCCGATGGTCAGTTTTATCGGGTGGGAGGGCACAATGTGGTGAAAGTGGATGTTCGCATCATAGCCGCCACTCACCAAAATTTAGAGCAAGCGGTCGAGCAAGGGCAATTTCGCGAAGATTTATTTCATCGCCTCAATGTTATCCGCATTCATCTGCCGCCCTTGTCCCAGCGCCGCGAAGATATCGCCCAATTGACTAAGCATTTTCTTACCAGCGCCGCCAAGGAGATGGGGGTCGAAGCCAAAGTGCTCGCCAAGGAAACCGCTATCAAGTTGGCGCAATTACCTTGGCCGGGTAACGTCAGACAATTAGAAAATACCTGCCGCTGGCTCACTGTGATGGCATCCGGTCAGGAAGTATTGCCGCAAGATTTACCACCAGAACTAATAAAGCCCACCGCCAATGTTAGCCAAGTGCACGAGACTGCCGACTGGCAGAGCGCGCTCATCTTGTGGCTTGAAACCCAATTGGCCGCGGGACAAACCAACTTGTTGACCGACATTCAACCCGAGTTTGAGCGTATTCTGCTCACCACGGCGCTGAAACATACCTCAGGTCATAAACAGGATGCCGCCAAGCATTTAGGCTGGGGTCGTAATACCTTGACGCGTAAGCTTAAAGACCTATCACTGTGA
- a CDS encoding cation efflux pump FieF: MPTMTPSSTETNYDFWVKLASRAAITVAFTLIAIKLAAWLYSGSASMLASLTDSVADALASVVNFIAIRYAIAPADKEHRYGHGKAEPLASLAQAAFILGSAFLLLFYGAERLINPVIMAHTDLGIIVSLIAIVLTFALVLVQKRALAQTQSSVVAADALHYKSDLLLNASVVLALVLAQYGWWWADSVFAIAIALFIGAQALGLGYTSVQTLLDRELDSQTRLNIIQLAQADARVRGVHDLRTRQAGKTTFIQLHLELDGQLSLKDAHSIAADTDLRIRAAFDDAEVIIHQDPV; encoded by the coding sequence ATGCCGACTATGACGCCAAGTTCTACTGAAACTAATTATGATTTTTGGGTAAAGCTCGCCAGCCGAGCAGCCATTACTGTGGCATTTACCTTGATTGCCATTAAGCTGGCAGCCTGGCTCTATTCAGGCTCTGCCAGTATGCTGGCTTCCTTGACCGACTCCGTTGCCGATGCACTAGCGTCAGTGGTTAATTTTATTGCCATTCGCTATGCCATCGCCCCCGCCGATAAAGAACACAGATACGGCCACGGTAAAGCCGAGCCTTTAGCGAGTTTGGCGCAAGCGGCGTTCATTTTAGGTTCGGCATTCTTGTTGCTGTTTTATGGCGCCGAGCGGTTAATCAATCCTGTAATCATGGCCCATACGGATTTAGGCATTATTGTCTCACTTATCGCCATAGTGCTGACTTTTGCGTTAGTACTAGTGCAAAAACGCGCCCTAGCGCAGACACAAAGCAGTGTCGTGGCGGCCGACGCCTTACACTATAAATCTGACTTGTTGCTTAATGCTTCAGTGGTGCTGGCGTTGGTGCTAGCTCAGTACGGTTGGTGGTGGGCCGATAGTGTGTTTGCCATCGCTATCGCACTATTTATTGGGGCTCAGGCGTTGGGGCTTGGCTATACGTCGGTGCAGACTTTGCTCGACCGTGAACTCGACTCACAGACTCGGCTTAACATTATTCAGCTGGCCCAAGCGGATGCTAGGGTGCGTGGGGTGCATGATTTGCGTACCCGTCAGGCGGGGAAGACCACCTTTATTCAGCTGCATTTGGAGCTCGATGGCCAACTTAGCCTTAAGGACGCTCACAGCATAGCTGCCGATACGGACTTAAGGATAAGGGCGGCGTTCGATGATGCTGAGGTGATAATCCACCAAGACCCTGTCTAA
- a CDS encoding Spy/CpxP family protein refolding chaperone encodes MNTFNNPVKMNRFAAKVGVLVLLAGSVLLVSQVQATTTELEAQGATQDKGEYRTFEHKAGHKGERHSGHRGGMLRMLHKLELTEAQKAEVKLVMEKYQQGGERPTQEQREAHRAQVLSLITQANFDENAAQNLVLEKQQQHQAAMVNKLKMQNEIYQLLNEEQKAQFTTHFTKMAAKHSRR; translated from the coding sequence ATGAATACATTTAATAATCCAGTTAAAATGAACAGGTTTGCTGCCAAGGTTGGCGTGTTGGTGCTGTTAGCAGGCTCAGTCTTGTTAGTGAGTCAGGTTCAGGCCACAACCACTGAGCTTGAAGCCCAAGGCGCGACCCAAGACAAGGGTGAATATAGAACCTTTGAGCACAAGGCCGGTCACAAGGGGGAACGCCATAGCGGCCACCGTGGTGGCATGCTTAGGATGTTGCATAAGCTGGAGTTAACCGAGGCGCAAAAAGCCGAAGTGAAACTTGTGATGGAGAAATATCAGCAGGGCGGTGAGCGTCCCACTCAAGAGCAGCGTGAAGCCCACAGAGCCCAAGTGTTAAGCCTTATTACTCAAGCTAATTTTGATGAAAATGCGGCGCAAAATCTAGTGCTTGAAAAGCAGCAACAGCATCAAGCTGCCATGGTCAATAAGCTTAAGATGCAAAATGAAATCTATCAGTTACTTAATGAGGAGCAAAAAGCACAATTTACCACACACTTTACAAAAATGGCGGCTAAACACAGTCGCCGCTAA
- a CDS encoding response regulator, translating to MNRILLIDDDHGLSELLAQLLELEGFSLTQAYDGQQGLDNALKQEFDLILLDVMLPKLNGFDLLKALRQHKQTPVLMLTARGDEIDRVVGLEIGADDYLPKPFNDRELVARIRAILRRAQKPANEPRDELKCGDIKLDPARQEVSCKEQLILLTGTEFSLLHALIKQAGELVSKETLSETVLHKKLMPFDRSLDMHLSNLRKKFPERADGRPRVKTIRGQGYIWIP from the coding sequence ATGAACCGCATTTTATTGATCGACGATGACCATGGGCTTTCAGAATTATTAGCCCAATTACTTGAGTTAGAAGGCTTTAGCTTAACCCAAGCCTATGATGGTCAGCAGGGTCTGGATAATGCGCTCAAGCAAGAATTCGATTTAATTTTACTGGATGTCATGCTGCCAAAACTCAATGGTTTTGACTTACTCAAGGCCTTGAGGCAACACAAACAAACCCCAGTGCTGATGCTCACCGCCAGAGGGGATGAAATAGACAGGGTGGTTGGCCTTGAAATTGGCGCCGATGATTACCTACCTAAACCCTTCAACGACAGGGAGCTGGTTGCAAGAATACGTGCCATTCTTCGCCGGGCGCAGAAACCCGCTAACGAACCCCGCGACGAGCTCAAGTGTGGTGATATTAAATTAGATCCCGCCCGCCAAGAAGTTAGCTGTAAAGAACAGCTCATCTTACTGACTGGTACTGAGTTTTCTTTACTACACGCTCTGATAAAACAGGCCGGTGAGTTAGTCAGCAAAGAGACGTTAAGCGAAACCGTGCTGCACAAAAAACTCATGCCCTTCGATAGAAGCCTGGACATGCATCTATCAAATTTGCGTAAGAAATTCCCCGAGCGCGCCGATGGTCGCCCTAGAGTGAAAACCATACGCGGCCAAGGTTATATTTGGATCCCATGA
- a CDS encoding ATP-binding protein codes for MANLRLPSNLFIKLLLGFWLCSSVIIAFVSLLPLLQQSHDRAPLTPQLQQLLVRASERIQDHPRILSHGFPVSGRPMRQPPRDPPVRRSAPFERASFYLLDAEGRIQHTRHPTRALRKFILMAEEAEQAISHQFKNELFFGPYAFKVNGKAYQIIGRLPDHHPRPWFFFFADNKLLTAAIAIFLSGLLSALLAWYLGKPLSSLKRSAHALAKGDLTSRVSERITHRQDEMGQLASTFNTMADAVQSMVNNQQRLMGDISHELRTPLTRLQLALALARKKGQHSEELERISYEALQLEALISELLTLSRVSLANHENKRRLGLAESLSQVLDDAEFEAEQQGKHLQVVVDEALQLSHYPKALSRAIENLLRNAIRYASANITIAAVLQGEQVVITIQDDGQGVPEAELEAIFKPFYRPDSARDRQSGGWGLGLAITQAAIHLHQGSIIAENLSASRDKQQGLKLTIKLPVS; via the coding sequence ATGGCAAATCTTCGTCTTCCCAGTAATTTATTCATTAAGCTGTTGCTCGGCTTCTGGCTCTGTAGCTCAGTTATCATCGCCTTTGTCTCGCTACTGCCTTTATTACAACAAAGCCATGACAGGGCGCCACTGACACCGCAACTGCAACAATTATTAGTGCGCGCCAGTGAGCGCATTCAAGATCATCCGCGAATACTGAGTCATGGCTTTCCCGTTAGCGGCCGGCCGATGAGGCAGCCACCAAGAGATCCCCCTGTAAGACGCAGTGCCCCCTTCGAGCGTGCCAGCTTTTACTTATTAGATGCCGAAGGTCGAATACAACACACACGTCACCCCACCCGCGCCTTACGAAAATTTATCCTCATGGCCGAAGAAGCCGAGCAGGCCATCAGCCATCAATTTAAAAATGAGTTATTCTTTGGCCCCTATGCCTTTAAGGTTAATGGCAAGGCTTACCAAATCATAGGTAGATTGCCAGACCATCACCCTAGGCCGTGGTTTTTCTTCTTCGCCGACAACAAGTTGCTTACCGCCGCCATCGCCATTTTCCTCTCAGGCCTACTTTCCGCCCTGCTTGCTTGGTATTTGGGCAAGCCACTCAGCTCCCTAAAGCGCAGTGCCCATGCGCTCGCCAAGGGAGATTTAACCAGCCGGGTGAGTGAGCGCATCACTCACAGGCAAGATGAAATGGGTCAGCTGGCGAGCACCTTTAATACCATGGCCGATGCAGTGCAGAGCATGGTAAACAACCAACAGCGATTAATGGGGGATATCTCCCATGAACTGCGCACCCCACTGACGCGGTTACAACTTGCCTTGGCCTTGGCCCGTAAGAAGGGCCAGCACAGTGAAGAATTAGAGCGCATAAGTTATGAGGCCCTGCAGCTTGAAGCGCTAATAAGCGAGCTACTGACCCTATCGCGAGTGAGCTTAGCCAATCATGAAAATAAGCGGCGCCTTGGCCTCGCCGAATCCTTAAGCCAAGTGCTGGATGACGCCGAATTTGAAGCCGAGCAACAAGGGAAACACTTGCAGGTTGTTGTTGACGAAGCCTTGCAGTTAAGCCACTACCCTAAGGCATTGAGCCGCGCCATAGAAAATCTACTGAGAAACGCCATTCGCTATGCCAGTGCCAACATCACCATAGCGGCGGTACTCCAAGGTGAACAAGTAGTCATTACCATCCAAGACGATGGCCAAGGCGTGCCGGAAGCTGAGCTTGAAGCCATTTTCAAACCCTTCTATCGCCCCGATAGCGCCCGCGACCGACAAAGTGGCGGCTGGGGCCTAGGCCTTGCCATCACGCAAGCTGCCATTCACCTACACCAAGGCAGCATCATCGCCGAAAATCTCAGTGCCAGCCGTGATAAACAACAGGGCCTAAAACTCACCATCAAGTTACCTGTGAGTTAA
- a CDS encoding efflux RND transporter permease subunit, giving the protein MFKLLSQNRGGIISLTLFLVCFGLYQFVQLPISLYPNTSKPVVELQLFYKQDMGQFMQFWGSKIEASLKNIKDVELVEGEYRQGEAVYYVHFDWSKDNDEAIRDVGSTAAFYQAQLSRELPPFKLKFYNPGSECYLVVESDSLSAVELSHVLANQLQPALNEIPGVSKSLVTEFGEKHISVQIDPLKAAEFKLKIHDVIDIVQMHEFDYALGSLSTLKNGKIALSVERGVKSLKQIEQITVGKILGREIKLKDIGEVVVAQSKMSRMLQLDGKNAVAVAVWPKPDANLYQVARDFFSVSENYVKDIGTITVLNDPSNFIGKAIIAVLYAILTGMAIAALSVLLFFRSFSKTLLVSLSMPFSLMGAGAIMYFSGVGINLLSLGAMSVSIGMVIDGAIVVVDNIYYHQKKQTGVGVFGATREVAPSILASVITTIIVFLPMAFTSPIASALLRDIAFVVVSIMLFSVFVNLVFLPVILSFLPNKPQTSAGVGRAVDRLLDGWANLYLWCLRQVLRYKVLQMCFAACVLGLGLYTAQLFPSIKQELIAQPEAEIIDVIVGFKKDGLEMEDRVQLAENVRQQIENEFSDKIKLAYTDIRTNAAYISLHLSSHEVFEQVFSQMQHSLQNTNDVDLEAVPWITSALAVPDYPALRLLVTGDSEQERRELLDNVQQHFKLLDPVSRVKITPNPRRTTKLALTLKQGALSQLFPLAEHKHIQQQLADYVGMAIEEKYLAQVELEGEKLMLYSQLGSELVHRVEAIGDLPFFYKNKVYHLRDLLDIQAIKQWERYYSRNTQPIYMAEVWLKSSSTATAQEVLETLYQTLPKDKAIPFIVDQPDLEVKQGIESLIKALLLAFCLVFLCVHFMFRRLLVAVIICAAIPFGILGALLALALFNSTLSLNSMLGIIMLCGVSVNNSIIFVDVYRRIASEFDNQIEAILAAAKMRFRAIMVTNLTTIAGLAPLAYGLGSSGKILQPLGISVTFGIAIATVFTMYLIPILLLYFMPLKKNSQDQQWQVTIAAN; this is encoded by the coding sequence ATGTTCAAATTACTCAGTCAAAATCGTGGAGGAATAATCTCTCTCACACTCTTTTTAGTGTGCTTTGGTTTGTACCAATTTGTACAGTTACCAATTTCATTATACCCCAACACCAGTAAGCCTGTGGTCGAATTGCAACTCTTCTACAAGCAAGATATGGGGCAGTTTATGCAGTTTTGGGGCAGTAAAATTGAAGCCTCGTTAAAGAACATCAAAGATGTAGAATTGGTTGAAGGGGAATACCGTCAGGGAGAGGCCGTCTATTACGTGCATTTTGACTGGAGCAAAGATAATGATGAAGCTATTCGCGATGTTGGCTCAACGGCAGCATTCTACCAGGCCCAATTGTCACGAGAACTGCCCCCATTCAAGCTAAAATTTTATAATCCAGGTAGTGAGTGCTATCTGGTGGTCGAGTCTGACTCGTTATCAGCAGTTGAGCTGAGTCATGTGTTAGCCAACCAATTACAACCAGCGTTAAATGAAATTCCTGGTGTATCTAAATCTTTGGTTACCGAATTTGGCGAAAAACATATCTCTGTGCAGATAGACCCGTTAAAAGCAGCGGAGTTCAAGTTAAAAATTCATGATGTCATTGATATAGTACAAATGCATGAATTTGATTACGCCCTTGGCAGTTTGAGCACATTAAAAAACGGCAAAATTGCCTTGAGTGTTGAGCGTGGAGTAAAGAGCCTAAAGCAAATCGAACAGATCACAGTAGGGAAAATCCTTGGCAGGGAAATTAAACTTAAGGACATTGGTGAGGTAGTCGTCGCGCAGTCTAAAATGTCACGTATGTTGCAACTTGATGGCAAGAATGCAGTTGCAGTTGCGGTTTGGCCTAAACCAGACGCCAATTTGTATCAGGTGGCGCGTGATTTCTTTAGCGTCAGTGAAAACTATGTGAAAGACATAGGCACTATTACTGTGCTAAATGATCCCTCTAATTTTATCGGTAAGGCAATAATTGCTGTGCTTTATGCCATTCTTACCGGAATGGCAATTGCAGCCTTGTCGGTGTTGCTGTTCTTTCGTTCGTTCAGTAAAACCTTACTTGTGTCGTTATCAATGCCGTTTTCTTTGATGGGGGCGGGCGCGATCATGTATTTTAGCGGTGTGGGTATCAATTTGTTGTCGCTGGGAGCAATGAGCGTCTCCATTGGCATGGTCATCGATGGTGCTATTGTGGTCGTCGACAACATTTACTACCATCAAAAAAAGCAGACAGGGGTGGGGGTTTTTGGTGCTACACGCGAGGTTGCGCCATCCATTCTGGCATCGGTTATCACTACAATTATAGTGTTTTTACCTATGGCTTTTACATCGCCGATAGCATCTGCTTTACTGAGAGACATTGCCTTTGTGGTCGTTTCGATAATGCTGTTCAGCGTGTTTGTTAACTTGGTTTTTTTGCCAGTAATATTGTCATTTTTACCTAATAAACCGCAAACTAGTGCAGGCGTGGGGAGAGCGGTAGATCGTCTCCTTGACGGCTGGGCAAACCTTTATTTATGGTGTTTGCGTCAAGTATTGAGGTATAAAGTCCTACAAATGTGCTTTGCCGCTTGCGTACTCGGGCTAGGGCTGTATACCGCTCAGTTGTTTCCGAGCATCAAACAGGAGCTTATTGCCCAGCCCGAAGCAGAAATCATAGACGTGATCGTTGGATTCAAAAAAGATGGCCTCGAAATGGAAGATCGTGTTCAGTTAGCTGAAAATGTTCGTCAACAAATCGAAAATGAATTTAGCGACAAGATTAAATTAGCCTATACCGATATACGCACTAATGCTGCTTATATCTCACTACATCTCAGCAGTCATGAAGTGTTTGAACAAGTGTTTTCCCAGATGCAGCACTCATTACAAAACACTAATGACGTGGATTTGGAAGCGGTTCCTTGGATCACCTCTGCGCTGGCGGTACCTGATTATCCGGCGTTGCGTTTACTGGTAACTGGGGACTCGGAGCAGGAAAGACGCGAGTTGCTAGATAATGTCCAACAGCATTTTAAGCTCCTAGATCCGGTTTCTAGAGTAAAAATCACACCGAATCCACGACGCACGACTAAACTGGCATTAACACTCAAGCAGGGGGCTTTATCACAGTTATTTCCGTTGGCCGAACATAAGCACATTCAGCAACAACTGGCCGACTATGTCGGTATGGCGATTGAGGAAAAATACCTCGCGCAGGTGGAGTTGGAAGGGGAGAAGCTGATGCTGTATTCCCAGCTGGGGAGTGAATTAGTGCATCGAGTTGAAGCAATTGGCGATTTGCCTTTTTTTTATAAAAACAAGGTGTATCACCTCAGGGATTTACTAGACATTCAGGCTATTAAACAGTGGGAACGGTATTACAGTCGTAATACACAGCCTATTTACATGGCAGAGGTCTGGCTCAAAAGCAGCAGCACTGCGACCGCACAAGAAGTGCTTGAGACCTTGTATCAGACTCTTCCTAAAGATAAGGCCATCCCGTTTATTGTTGACCAACCAGATTTAGAGGTGAAACAGGGGATAGAATCACTGATTAAAGCCTTGTTATTAGCTTTCTGTTTGGTGTTTTTGTGCGTTCACTTTATGTTCCGACGATTACTGGTGGCAGTGATTATTTGTGCGGCAATTCCGTTTGGGATTCTAGGTGCTTTACTGGCACTTGCACTGTTCAATAGCACCTTATCCCTTAACTCTATGCTTGGCATCATTATGTTGTGTGGAGTATCGGTTAATAACTCCATTATTTTTGTCGACGTATATCGCAGAATCGCATCCGAGTTCGACAATCAGATTGAGGCTATTTTGGCGGCGGCAAAAATGCGTTTTAGAGCCATTATGGTAACTAACCTGACCACGATAGCAGGGCTCGCTCCTTTGGCTTATGGCCTGGGGAGTAGCGGGAAAATTCTACAGCCCTTGGGGATTTCGGTTACCTTTGGAATCGCAATAGCAACAGTATTTACTATGTATTTAATCCCAATATTACTTTTGTATTTCATGCCTTTGAAGAAAAATAGTCAAGATCAGCAATGGCAAGTAACCATAGCAGCTAATTAA
- a CDS encoding HlyD family efflux transporter periplasmic adaptor subunit, which translates to MKLGVLIIPTVCIWLAFSFSASAQQEQVESIPFYGVVSYYKLRPVYSQFDGVLVDVYVKGGDRLEPNQPLVKIQREEIGYEAIFIRNTLESAVVSRLDVQEGHKVNRFSQIMMIADYSQYLVKIDVSQQDLLKLREIGNAEVIFSPSSAEPLIKTGKLHSINEPNQGDFGLYQVEIIVDCAQRCAQQIRSGSIAKVILHSAHPMQKTAMRSGH; encoded by the coding sequence ATGAAGCTCGGTGTTTTGATTATACCCACAGTGTGTATCTGGTTGGCATTCTCTTTTAGTGCTTCAGCCCAACAAGAGCAGGTAGAAAGTATCCCTTTTTATGGTGTTGTGAGTTATTACAAGCTCAGGCCTGTTTACTCTCAGTTTGATGGTGTATTGGTAGATGTATACGTGAAAGGCGGTGACAGACTCGAGCCTAACCAGCCATTGGTCAAAATTCAGCGAGAAGAAATAGGGTATGAAGCTATTTTTATTCGGAATACATTGGAGAGTGCGGTTGTGTCCAGATTGGATGTTCAAGAAGGGCATAAGGTTAATCGTTTCAGTCAAATCATGATGATAGCGGATTATAGCCAGTACTTAGTCAAAATTGATGTTTCGCAGCAGGATTTACTTAAGTTGAGAGAAATAGGGAATGCAGAAGTTATTTTCTCACCCAGCTCGGCAGAGCCATTAATAAAGACTGGTAAGCTTCATTCCATCAATGAGCCTAATCAGGGTGACTTTGGTCTATATCAAGTTGAAATTATTGTGGATTGTGCTCAACGTTGCGCACAACAAATTCGCTCTGGCAGCATAGCCAAAGTGATTCTTCACTCGGCCCACCCAATGCAAAAAACAGCCATGCGAAGTGGTCATTAA
- a CDS encoding FAD-dependent oxidoreductase → MEFYLIVVGSGLAGYGLIEEIRHYSKDMSILILTEDDGHYYSKPALSTGFSQSLSADDLVDKTAAQMAEEFNIDIKSFTTVTELNPELNQLRVDGVTYNYKKLVLATGASPIRLSWPEDVNSMVFPINNRLEYQEFSHKLTGKNRVAVIGSGLVGAEYANDLAMAGKQVSVISMDERLLQRLVPCQISDALQTRLGDLGVRFEFDSKVIAGHLNTEQELELTLSNGQQLKVDIILSAVGLSPNLHLAAEAGIATGHGIKVDLSLQTSAKNVYALGDCAEIQGLVRMYLIPLNLSIKALARTLTAADELPVKVSFGAMPVLVKTPSCGIVCVPPPSELKGQWRVAGEAPHLQAEFVDEEGKLSGFALSGKKLLQRMTMLRQLTGNQ, encoded by the coding sequence ATGGAATTTTATTTAATTGTTGTGGGAAGCGGGTTAGCTGGCTATGGATTGATAGAAGAAATCCGTCACTATAGTAAAGATATGTCGATACTTATACTTACTGAGGATGATGGGCATTATTATTCCAAACCAGCATTATCTACAGGGTTTAGCCAGTCACTATCCGCCGATGATTTGGTCGACAAAACGGCTGCTCAAATGGCTGAAGAATTCAACATAGATATTAAAAGCTTTACCACTGTGACCGAATTGAATCCTGAGCTTAATCAATTACGTGTCGATGGAGTGACCTATAATTACAAAAAATTGGTACTGGCGACTGGGGCATCACCGATCAGGCTATCCTGGCCAGAAGATGTTAATTCTATGGTTTTTCCTATTAATAATCGCCTTGAGTATCAGGAGTTTAGTCACAAGTTGACAGGGAAGAACCGGGTTGCCGTGATCGGCTCTGGTTTGGTAGGGGCAGAATATGCCAATGACTTGGCCATGGCGGGTAAGCAAGTTAGTGTTATTTCAATGGATGAGCGGTTGTTGCAACGCTTGGTTCCCTGCCAGATATCAGATGCGTTGCAGACACGTTTGGGTGATCTAGGAGTCCGGTTTGAGTTTGATTCTAAAGTGATCGCTGGTCATCTTAACACTGAGCAAGAACTTGAATTGACTCTTTCTAACGGCCAGCAGCTTAAGGTTGATATTATCTTATCAGCGGTGGGCCTCTCACCTAACCTTCATCTAGCCGCGGAGGCTGGAATAGCAACAGGGCATGGGATAAAAGTGGATTTATCCCTACAAACCAGTGCTAAAAACGTGTACGCACTAGGAGATTGTGCCGAAATTCAAGGTCTAGTGCGTATGTACCTTATCCCTCTTAATTTAAGTATTAAGGCATTGGCCAGAACTTTAACTGCAGCAGATGAGCTCCCCGTCAAGGTCAGCTTTGGAGCTATGCCTGTGTTAGTGAAAACGCCTAGTTGTGGGATCGTATGTGTTCCCCCACCATCTGAACTCAAAGGCCAGTGGCGAGTTGCAGGCGAAGCACCGCATTTGCAAGCCGAGTTTGTAGATGAAGAGGGAAAATTGAGTGGCTTTGCCTTGAGTGGAAAAAAGTTGCTTCAGCGCATGACTATGCTCAGACAATTAACAGGAAATCAATAG